In one Deltaproteobacteria bacterium genomic region, the following are encoded:
- a CDS encoding MMPL family transporter — translation MVVGVCLAITAFFGYFAMGIKLDLGFIALLDKEDPLIARANSANDSFGGMDYLVLVLTTPHEEPADKERLIRFANRLGPRLRENSDLIRRVVDRVDLDDMVRWAPLFLEGDDLDDFVREMTEQKDDLARLFTDTRLVPFLTQLNATLESDIIVADEIADPEDAVSQLDALGEFYETADRYLSAVEDPGDGPVKRSVRNLFVPETDEAEVLKDDYFFFDHDRALMLRVMATKPPDDYIFCTQVLDLVEKTYADVASQAPGIEMLYGGAMVVMRDEYRALVHDIKLSTWLSLALVLIIFIAVFRRVTDLALIGICLGAGLAITYGLTHFAIGFLSLLTAFFGAMMIGLGIDFAIHYMSRYRENLQNGLDSRDACIAAFTGAGPGIVTGATTTAVAFLALMIARFKGLSQLGFVSGAGILIMLALMLTLLPAMMALRERYRKRAGPTRAIDDAFSLGRLAEYAIRRPKFNSLAIIVSLLLAGWGALQTSFNYDYRSLEPRGAISMKHVAILEERLDRGLDYGLFVADDLTRIRDLTAKAKMLSTVREVESITDYIPENQPAKNAKLRTLAPVFDAIAIRQMPEAGDAFGRETLADYAGAVRGSVRVVRAVLQLAILGGQFEVEDKAREVMTRIESFAKSIDEHPNGQAATGATRYQRYLSGELSRLLESLRLSARGEELTVEKLPAIVREHFIGNDGRMVVYMYPTQNVWNEHFMKKHNAELLAVDETAVSVPIIFDAVVAAIKVDFKSSVWYSALAVFLLVLVDFRRLRTTLLAMLPLLSGGLWMVGIMPLIGMQFNLINVAIVPLILGIGVDNGVHILHRYRGETEHRVARAVEHTGKAIFLSALTTITGFGTLGLASYVAVGTLGQLLAVGVFFCFLSSVYVLPLVLSWFDRKGWRV, via the coding sequence ATGGTCGTCGGCGTTTGTCTCGCTATAACGGCGTTCTTCGGCTACTTCGCGATGGGCATCAAACTCGACCTTGGGTTTATCGCCCTGCTCGACAAAGAAGATCCCCTGATCGCGCGCGCCAACAGCGCCAACGACAGCTTCGGCGGCATGGACTACCTCGTCCTCGTCCTGACGACGCCGCACGAGGAGCCCGCGGACAAGGAACGCCTCATCCGGTTCGCGAACCGGCTCGGTCCGCGCCTGCGGGAAAATTCCGATCTCATTCGGCGCGTCGTCGATCGGGTCGATCTGGACGACATGGTGCGTTGGGCGCCGCTGTTTCTGGAGGGAGACGACCTCGACGACTTCGTTCGAGAAATGACGGAGCAAAAGGACGACCTCGCGCGATTGTTCACAGACACGCGGCTTGTGCCGTTTCTGACCCAGCTGAACGCCACCCTCGAAAGCGACATCATCGTCGCGGACGAAATCGCCGACCCCGAAGACGCCGTGAGCCAACTCGACGCGCTTGGCGAATTTTACGAGACGGCGGACCGGTATCTTTCGGCCGTCGAGGACCCGGGCGACGGGCCGGTAAAGCGCTCGGTGCGAAATCTATTCGTCCCCGAAACGGACGAAGCCGAGGTGCTGAAGGACGACTACTTTTTCTTCGACCACGATCGCGCGCTCATGCTGCGTGTGATGGCGACGAAGCCTCCGGACGACTACATCTTTTGTACGCAGGTGTTGGATCTCGTCGAGAAAACCTACGCCGACGTCGCGAGCCAAGCGCCCGGCATCGAGATGCTTTACGGCGGCGCGATGGTGGTGATGCGCGACGAATATCGGGCGCTCGTGCACGACATCAAACTCTCAACGTGGCTGTCTCTCGCATTGGTCCTCATCATTTTTATCGCGGTCTTTCGCCGCGTTACGGACCTCGCCCTGATCGGCATCTGCCTCGGCGCGGGACTTGCCATCACCTATGGACTCACGCATTTCGCCATCGGATTTCTCAGCCTGCTCACGGCGTTCTTCGGTGCGATGATGATCGGTCTCGGGATCGACTTCGCGATCCACTACATGAGTCGATACCGCGAGAATCTTCAGAATGGTTTGGATTCGCGCGACGCGTGCATTGCCGCATTCACCGGAGCCGGGCCGGGAATCGTGACGGGTGCGACGACGACCGCGGTGGCGTTTCTCGCGCTCATGATCGCGCGATTCAAGGGGCTTTCGCAGCTTGGCTTCGTCTCGGGCGCGGGGATTCTCATCATGCTGGCGCTCATGCTCACGCTGCTGCCCGCCATGATGGCGCTACGCGAACGATATCGAAAACGCGCGGGTCCGACACGCGCGATTGACGACGCGTTCTCGCTCGGGCGTCTTGCGGAATATGCCATCCGGCGGCCGAAGTTCAACTCGCTCGCCATCATCGTCAGCCTGTTGTTGGCGGGATGGGGCGCGCTGCAGACGTCATTCAACTACGACTACCGGAGTCTGGAGCCGCGCGGCGCCATTTCAATGAAACACGTCGCGATTTTGGAAGAGCGGCTCGATCGCGGCCTCGACTACGGTTTGTTCGTCGCGGACGACCTCACGCGCATTCGTGATCTGACCGCGAAGGCGAAGATGCTCTCGACGGTTCGCGAGGTGGAGTCGATCACCGACTATATTCCGGAAAATCAGCCGGCAAAAAACGCGAAGTTGCGAACGCTCGCGCCCGTGTTCGACGCGATTGCGATCCGGCAAATGCCCGAGGCGGGGGATGCCTTCGGGAGGGAAACCTTGGCCGATTACGCCGGCGCGGTGCGCGGGAGCGTGCGCGTGGTCCGGGCGGTGCTGCAACTGGCAATTCTCGGCGGGCAGTTCGAGGTCGAGGACAAGGCGCGCGAGGTGATGACCCGCATCGAATCGTTCGCAAAGAGCATCGACGAACACCCCAACGGGCAGGCCGCGACGGGAGCCACGCGATACCAGCGTTATCTGTCGGGGGAACTGTCCCGCCTGCTCGAAAGCCTTCGCCTATCGGCACGCGGCGAGGAACTGACGGTCGAAAAGCTGCCCGCGATCGTGCGCGAGCATTTCATCGGCAACGACGGACGGATGGTCGTCTACATGTATCCGACGCAGAACGTGTGGAACGAACATTTCATGAAGAAGCACAATGCCGAGTTGCTCGCGGTGGACGAGACGGCGGTGTCGGTGCCGATCATTTTCGATGCCGTGGTCGCCGCCATCAAGGTCGATTTCAAGAGTTCCGTCTGGTATTCCGCACTCGCGGTCTTCCTGCTGGTGCTCGTCGATTTTCGGCGGTTGCGGACGACGCTGCTGGCCATGCTGCCGTTACTCTCGGGCGGGCTGTGGATGGTCGGAATCATGCCGCTCATCGGCATGCAGTTCAATCTCATCAACGTCGCGATCGTCCCCCTCATCCTCGGCATCGGCGTCGACAACGGTGTTCACATTCTTCACCGGTATCGCGGTGAGACCGAGCACCGCGTCGCCCGCGCCGTCGAGCACACGGGCAAGGCGATTTTCCTTTCGGCGCTTACGACGATAACGGGCTTCGGCACTCTGGGCCTCGCGTCGTATGTCGCGGTCGGCACGCTCGGCCAGCTTCTCGCCGTCGGGGTATTTTTCTGCTTCCTCTCGTCGGTCTACGTGCTGCCGCTCGTGCTGTCGTGGTTCGATCGCAAAGGTTGGCGCGTTTGA
- the sppA gene encoding signal peptide peptidase SppA: MRSPSIGAAILLMSALFFSACFNIADVNLFPMPDDQLSSQVLQTYGDKNTENRVLMLDIDGPITGEGESVLWWEHEATTENVKKKLRKAATDDRIKAVVLRINSPGGTVTASDVVYREIRQFKAARNVPVVTMMMDVSASGGYYIACASDHIVAHKSTITGSIGVIVFGLGFDGLFHKIGMESRVVKSGELKDMGNPFDQFSEQERAVFQAMVDRMYDQFLGVVSESRKMDRDTLRPIADGRVYLGSEAKDLGLIDEVGYIDDAVRAAMDKADIRDAKVLFYTDSRRKELNMYSNNTMKAPDVNLSVAPDMATMMELARPRLMFMWMGQ, from the coding sequence ATGCGTAGTCCCTCGATCGGCGCGGCCATCCTCCTGATGTCGGCGTTGTTTTTTTCCGCCTGCTTCAACATCGCGGACGTCAATCTGTTTCCGATGCCCGACGATCAGCTCAGCTCGCAGGTTCTGCAGACCTACGGCGACAAGAACACCGAAAATCGCGTGCTGATGCTCGACATCGACGGTCCGATCACCGGTGAGGGCGAGTCCGTCCTGTGGTGGGAGCACGAAGCCACGACGGAAAACGTGAAGAAGAAACTGCGCAAGGCCGCCACGGATGACCGCATCAAGGCGGTCGTGCTACGGATCAACTCGCCCGGAGGGACGGTGACCGCGTCGGATGTCGTGTACCGCGAGATCCGCCAGTTCAAAGCCGCGCGAAACGTGCCGGTCGTGACGATGATGATGGATGTGAGCGCGTCGGGCGGCTACTACATCGCCTGCGCGTCCGACCACATCGTCGCGCACAAGTCCACGATCACCGGTTCGATCGGCGTGATCGTCTTCGGACTGGGTTTCGATGGCCTCTTTCACAAGATCGGCATGGAATCGCGCGTCGTGAAAAGCGGTGAGCTCAAGGACATGGGCAATCCCTTCGACCAGTTCTCCGAACAGGAGCGCGCCGTATTTCAGGCGATGGTCGACCGCATGTACGACCAGTTCCTCGGCGTCGTTTCGGAGTCGCGGAAGATGGATCGGGACACGCTCCGACCGATCGCGGACGGCCGCGTGTATCTGGGTTCGGAGGCGAAGGATCTCGGGCTCATCGACGAGGTCGGCTACATCGACGACGCGGTGCGCGCGGCGATGGACAAGGCCGACATTCGCGACGCGAAGGTGCTGTTCTACACCGACAGCCGCCGCAAGGAACTCAACATGTATTCGAACAACACCATGAAGGCGCCGGACGTCAACCTGTCCGTTGCGCCCGATATGGCGACCATGATGGAACTGGCGCGGCCGAGGCTCATGTTCATGTGGATGGGACAGTAA
- a CDS encoding metallophosphoesterase family protein: MNGRGNRVAVATIALGLGFAGLADAAILKGPYLQDVTTNAATICIEADSDGVASVEYGPDESLGQSLGANAWREKTFPDGVRYMYRIRITGLERGTSYVYRAIHGGDASDDIVFTTMPDNMTPFRFVSIGDTRNGSPESPNLIHVDIAEAVAAQTPLFYLNTGDFVADGGHYEDWDYHFLVENDLMGISPIVPVFGNHEDGYDDVTGFTGDELWKWYYDTGTGEDARTWFSFDVGNVHVAVVDLQKWWTLLPGMTQIEWLRDDLEQDQLDTRTNFTIVSYHQPAFTYKEGRTPDIAARFMVEPVVRAFGVDLVLSGHDHFYARHELNGIPHVITAGGGAALYDVYPGIQSWPGFRAHARDHHYMIAEVASERIDFEVYSITNGDLLDAFSIEADAPPTEDDDTDDDDDDVADDDTDDDATDDDATDDDTGTPDHDTPSADGDSSGEDDNDGCGC; encoded by the coding sequence ATGAACGGACGTGGGAATCGAGTGGCGGTCGCAACGATCGCGTTGGGGCTCGGGTTCGCGGGTTTGGCGGACGCCGCGATTCTCAAGGGCCCTTATCTCCAGGACGTCACCACGAACGCGGCGACGATCTGCATCGAGGCCGATTCCGATGGCGTGGCCTCCGTTGAGTACGGACCCGACGAGAGCCTGGGCCAGTCGCTGGGCGCAAACGCGTGGCGCGAAAAGACGTTTCCCGACGGGGTGCGCTACATGTACCGCATCCGAATCACGGGGCTCGAACGCGGCACGAGCTACGTCTACCGCGCGATTCACGGCGGCGACGCGAGCGACGACATCGTGTTCACAACGATGCCCGACAACATGACACCCTTTCGCTTCGTGTCCATCGGCGACACGCGCAACGGTTCTCCCGAAAGTCCGAACCTGATCCACGTGGACATCGCGGAAGCGGTCGCCGCGCAGACGCCGCTCTTCTACCTGAATACGGGCGACTTTGTGGCCGACGGCGGCCATTATGAAGACTGGGACTACCACTTTCTCGTGGAAAACGACCTGATGGGAATCTCGCCGATCGTACCGGTTTTCGGCAACCACGAGGACGGATATGACGACGTCACGGGATTCACCGGCGACGAACTGTGGAAGTGGTACTACGACACGGGGACGGGCGAGGACGCGCGGACGTGGTTCAGTTTCGACGTGGGGAACGTGCACGTTGCCGTTGTGGACCTGCAGAAGTGGTGGACGCTGTTGCCGGGGATGACGCAGATCGAATGGTTGCGCGACGATCTGGAGCAGGATCAGCTCGACACGCGCACAAACTTCACGATCGTCTCGTATCACCAGCCCGCGTTCACTTACAAGGAAGGGCGCACCCCCGATATCGCGGCGCGCTTCATGGTGGAGCCCGTCGTACGCGCCTTTGGCGTGGATCTGGTTTTGTCGGGCCATGATCACTTTTACGCGCGCCACGAACTCAATGGCATTCCGCACGTCATTACGGCCGGCGGTGGCGCGGCGCTCTACGACGTGTATCCCGGGATTCAAAGCTGGCCGGGATTTCGCGCGCACGCCCGCGATCACCACTACATGATCGCGGAGGTCGCATCCGAACGCATCGATTTCGAGGTTTACAGCATCACGAACGGCGATCTGCTCGACGCGTTCTCGATCGAGGCTGACGCGCCGCCGACCGAGGACGACGACACGGACGACGATGACGACGACGTCGCCGACGACGACACGGATGATGACGCGACCGACGACGATGCGACGGATGACGACACAGGAACACCCGACCACGACACGCCATCGGCGGACGGGGATTCGTCGGGCGAAGATGACAACGACGGTTGCGGCTGCTAG
- a CDS encoding FliI/YscN family ATPase — translation MHELIDLTPYRARLDDIECVKVSGRVRKIAGTVIEATGPRSAVGSLCHIFKPAIGGREAEIVKTEVVGFDERGVMLMPLEDARGVLPGARVERVRSRPVVRVGRDMLGRVLSGLGEPLDGLPAPIGDDERYLYGLPGNPMKRKRISEMLEVGVRSIDAALTLGLGQKVGIFAGSGVGKSVLLGMIARNTTADVNVIALIGERGREVLEFLQRDLGEEGLRRSVVIAATSDRSPLQRVRAAFLAITVAEYFRDHGRKVLVMMDSLTRFAMARREIGLAIGEPPTAKGYTPSVFALLPSLLERVGNADGKGGVTGIFTVLVEGDDMNEPIADAARSILDGHIVLSRRLAARNHFPAVDILQSASRCMNDVVTREHRSLAGQLRESLAVFGEAEDLINIGAYAKGSNPKIDHAIAVNDALTTFLRQDVDDRAQFGKGIAQLARIFRERPAAGGAS, via the coding sequence ATGCACGAACTCATCGACCTCACGCCCTATCGCGCCCGGCTCGACGACATCGAGTGCGTGAAGGTGTCGGGGCGCGTGCGGAAGATCGCCGGCACCGTCATCGAGGCGACGGGTCCCCGCAGCGCCGTGGGAAGCCTGTGTCACATCTTCAAGCCGGCCATCGGCGGACGTGAAGCGGAGATCGTCAAGACCGAGGTCGTCGGATTCGACGAACGCGGCGTCATGCTCATGCCGCTCGAGGATGCCCGAGGCGTGTTGCCGGGCGCGCGCGTGGAGCGGGTGCGTTCGCGGCCCGTCGTGCGGGTCGGGCGCGACATGCTCGGGCGCGTGCTCTCGGGGCTCGGCGAACCGCTCGATGGGCTCCCGGCTCCCATCGGCGACGACGAGCGCTATCTCTACGGTCTTCCCGGCAACCCCATGAAACGCAAGCGCATCAGCGAAATGCTGGAAGTGGGCGTGCGCTCCATCGACGCCGCACTGACGTTGGGGCTCGGACAGAAAGTCGGCATCTTCGCGGGTTCGGGCGTCGGCAAATCGGTGCTGCTGGGGATGATCGCGCGCAACACGACCGCCGACGTCAACGTCATCGCCCTCATCGGCGAGCGGGGCCGCGAGGTGCTGGAGTTCCTCCAACGGGATCTGGGCGAGGAAGGTTTGCGGCGCAGCGTCGTCATCGCGGCGACGTCGGACCGTTCGCCGCTTCAGCGCGTACGCGCGGCGTTTCTCGCCATCACGGTCGCCGAGTACTTCCGCGATCACGGCCGCAAAGTGCTGGTGATGATGGATTCGCTGACGCGATTCGCCATGGCCCGGCGCGAGATCGGCCTCGCCATCGGCGAACCCCCGACGGCGAAGGGCTATACACCGTCGGTCTTCGCCCTGCTGCCGTCGCTGCTGGAACGCGTGGGAAACGCGGACGGCAAGGGCGGCGTGACGGGCATCTTCACGGTGCTGGTCGAGGGCGACGACATGAACGAGCCCATCGCCGACGCCGCGCGCTCGATCCTCGACGGGCACATCGTGCTCTCCCGACGTCTCGCGGCGCGAAACCACTTCCCGGCGGTGGACATTTTGCAGAGCGCGAGCCGGTGCATGAACGACGTCGTCACGCGCGAACACCGCTCGCTGGCCGGACAGCTTCGCGAGTCGCTCGCGGTCTTCGGCGAAGCCGAGGACCTCATCAACATCGGCGCATATGCGAAGGGATCGAATCCGAAGATCGATCACGCGATCGCCGTCAACGACGCGCTGACGACGTTTTTGAGGCAGGACGTGGACGATCGCGCACAGTTCGGCAAGGGGATCGCGCAACTCGCACGCATCTTCCGCGAGCGTCCGGCGGCGGGAGGCGCGTCGTGA
- the fliG gene encoding flagellar motor switch protein FliG, which yields MADDHKLTGPQKAAILLLFLGEDISAEVMKNLDDDEIHDLVQTIATVEDITPEMIEKVMAEFNTRIISEGYMSVVGKEFVERVVHRALPTHRAEEVLRKVSYIEKIEDLKKYDARTIFNLISKEHPQVIAFICSHLAVTQATDIIARLPEELQFEVLTRIARMDQVIPGTMEEVVDSLMRDISTYRVGTSELTGGIKPAAEILNSMKKNDSNEIMRKIEEEDPELAEEIGQHMFVFEDLINVDDRGIQTILKEVSNDDLVIALKMASEEVKQKIFRNISARAASMIQEDMEARGPMRLTDVEKSQQVIIRVARKLETEGKIFVTGRGGDEVFV from the coding sequence ATGGCTGACGACCACAAACTCACGGGTCCGCAGAAAGCGGCGATCCTATTGCTGTTTCTCGGCGAGGACATCAGCGCCGAGGTGATGAAGAACCTCGACGACGACGAGATTCACGACCTCGTGCAGACCATCGCGACAGTCGAGGACATCACGCCGGAGATGATCGAAAAGGTGATGGCGGAGTTCAACACGCGCATCATCTCGGAGGGCTACATGTCGGTCGTCGGCAAGGAATTTGTCGAGCGCGTCGTGCATCGCGCCCTGCCGACGCACCGCGCCGAGGAGGTGCTGCGCAAGGTTTCGTACATCGAGAAGATCGAGGATTTGAAGAAGTACGACGCGCGAACGATCTTCAACCTCATCAGCAAGGAGCATCCGCAGGTCATCGCGTTCATCTGCTCGCATCTGGCCGTCACGCAGGCGACGGACATCATCGCGCGATTGCCCGAGGAATTGCAGTTCGAAGTGCTGACGCGCATCGCGCGGATGGACCAAGTCATTCCCGGCACGATGGAGGAAGTGGTCGATTCGCTCATGCGCGACATATCCACCTACCGCGTCGGCACCTCCGAGCTGACCGGCGGCATCAAGCCCGCCGCCGAAATCCTGAACTCGATGAAAAAGAACGACAGCAACGAGATCATGCGCAAAATCGAGGAGGAAGACCCCGAGCTCGCCGAGGAAATCGGCCAGCACATGTTCGTCTTCGAGGACCTCATCAATGTCGACGACCGGGGAATCCAGACCATCTTGAAGGAAGTCAGCAACGACGACCTCGTGATCGCGCTCAAGATGGCGAGCGAGGAGGTCAAGCAAAAGATCTTCCGCAATATCAGCGCGCGGGCCGCGTCGATGATCCAGGAAGACATGGAAGCCCGCGGACCGATGCGCCTGACCGACGTCGAGAAGTCGCAGCAGGTCATCATCCGCGTCGCGCGCAAGCTCGAGACCGAGGGCAAGATTTTCGTGACCGGTCGCGGGGGCGACGAGGTCTTCGTCTAA
- the fliF gene encoding flagellar M-ring protein FliF: MAESKQVLGQLQRLYSGLSTGRKVSFVIFLALGVAVVAGVVAFAGRPQFRVLYSDLTADDVSAITSELKSKKIPYRIGDAGDSVSVPDQEYYEVKMALATQGLPRGSSLGFEIFDRKTTGMTEFQQRIAFLRAMQGEIERSISQLAAVEKCRVHLALPKESLFKEDQRRATASVVIDLKNNAKLSDDEIEGITFLVAGSVEGMDPDAVTIMDSRGKMMSKRKKDDLAGPVNSAMIDYQHRMETGMEERIVELLGRVVGADKVSAKVTASLDFRQVKKVQETYDPETQVARSEQVVEEKSTGTEQSTSGAPGVDANLPEAAGGEGTSNSNNSDRKQETINYEISKTVSEVNEPVGEIKKLSIAVMVDGTYEAPAEGGEKTYTPRTEEEMAKLTSLVRNAVGFTETRGDQLVLENVQFNPAIDAPAETAGRFDVGFIGMIANYVFYGVLFLLLAFMGFRLLRFLTTEPSYDRLGEMTGLLPAGVEDVENRLAAGPQARLLGQAEEAAPVVQGEEETRRKKMDESRKSLIENVQKDKKAVALMVRRWLKEQN, from the coding sequence ATGGCGGAATCCAAGCAGGTTCTGGGGCAACTCCAACGACTCTATTCGGGACTCTCGACCGGCCGGAAGGTCAGCTTCGTGATCTTTCTCGCGCTGGGCGTGGCGGTCGTGGCGGGCGTTGTCGCGTTCGCCGGGCGGCCACAGTTCCGCGTTCTGTATTCCGACCTCACCGCGGATGACGTCTCGGCCATCACATCCGAACTGAAGTCGAAAAAGATCCCGTATCGCATCGGCGACGCGGGCGACTCGGTCTCCGTCCCCGACCAGGAATACTACGAGGTCAAGATGGCCCTCGCGACACAGGGCCTGCCGCGCGGCAGTTCGCTCGGATTCGAGATCTTCGACCGCAAAACCACGGGCATGACCGAGTTCCAGCAGCGCATCGCGTTTCTGCGTGCGATGCAGGGCGAAATCGAGCGCTCGATTTCGCAGCTCGCCGCCGTCGAAAAATGCCGGGTGCATCTCGCGCTGCCCAAGGAGAGCCTGTTCAAGGAAGACCAGCGCCGCGCGACGGCGTCCGTCGTCATCGATCTCAAGAACAACGCAAAGCTCTCCGACGACGAGATCGAGGGCATCACGTTTTTGGTCGCCGGGAGCGTCGAGGGCATGGACCCGGACGCGGTCACGATCATGGACAGTCGCGGCAAGATGATGTCGAAACGCAAGAAAGACGACCTGGCCGGTCCAGTGAACTCCGCCATGATCGACTACCAGCACAGGATGGAAACCGGCATGGAGGAGAGGATCGTCGAGTTGCTCGGCCGCGTCGTCGGCGCCGACAAGGTTTCCGCCAAGGTGACCGCGAGCCTGGATTTCCGGCAGGTGAAAAAGGTGCAGGAGACCTACGACCCGGAGACGCAGGTCGCGCGCTCGGAGCAGGTCGTCGAGGAAAAGTCCACGGGCACCGAACAGTCGACCTCGGGAGCGCCCGGGGTGGATGCGAATCTGCCCGAGGCCGCGGGCGGCGAGGGCACGTCGAACTCGAACAACAGCGACCGCAAGCAGGAGACGATCAACTACGAAATCAGCAAGACCGTGAGCGAGGTCAACGAGCCGGTCGGCGAGATCAAGAAGCTCTCCATCGCGGTGATGGTGGACGGCACGTACGAAGCGCCCGCCGAGGGCGGCGAAAAGACGTACACGCCGCGCACCGAGGAGGAGATGGCGAAGCTGACATCGCTGGTCCGGAACGCGGTGGGGTTCACCGAGACGCGCGGCGATCAGCTCGTCCTCGAAAACGTCCAATTCAACCCGGCCATCGACGCGCCCGCCGAGACCGCCGGCCGCTTCGACGTCGGCTTCATCGGCATGATCGCCAATTACGTCTTTTACGGAGTTCTTTTCCTTCTGCTCGCGTTCATGGGCTTCCGGCTGCTGCGTTTCCTCACCACCGAGCCGTCGTACGATCGGCTGGGTGAAATGACGGGTCTGCTGCCGGCGGGCGTCGAGGACGTCGAAAACCGGCTCGCGGCGGGCCCGCAGGCGCGCCTGCTCGGTCAGGCGGAAGAGGCCGCGCCCGTGGTTCAAGGTGAGGAAGAGACGCGCCGCAAGAAGATGGACGAGAGCCGCAAAAGTTTGATCGAAAACGTCCAGAAGGACAAAAAGGCCGTGGCGCTCATGGTTCGTCGCTGGCTGAAGGAACAGAATTGA
- the fliE gene encoding flagellar hook-basal body complex protein FliE, with amino-acid sequence MKDITLQSRLQSLQSMDPQRQRIPVGDAAPTSGPTFSDVLKKAIEDVSGLEKDADAALQQLAQGRHDNLHEAMIALQKADLSFKAMMEIRDKLISAYQEIMRMTV; translated from the coding sequence ATGAAGGACATCACGCTCCAAAGCCGGTTGCAATCGCTCCAGTCGATGGATCCGCAACGTCAGCGGATTCCGGTGGGCGATGCAGCTCCGACTTCGGGGCCCACGTTCTCCGACGTCCTGAAAAAGGCGATCGAGGACGTGTCGGGACTCGAGAAAGACGCCGACGCCGCTCTCCAACAACTGGCCCAGGGCCGTCACGACAACCTGCACGAAGCCATGATTGCGCTGCAAAAGGCGGATCTCTCCTTCAAGGCGATGATGGAGATCCGCGACAAACTGATCAGCGCGTACCAAGAGATCATGCGCATGACCGTGTAG
- the flgC gene encoding flagellar basal body rod protein FlgC translates to MGLMNVLKIGSSGLAAQRLRMEVLSSNLSNVNTTRGVNGKPYERMTPLFRAAPNGTEFASVLDQQRKLYEVRVDKVVKDGRDPVRVYEPGHPDADDEGYVLYPNINVMEEMVGLMGASRSYEANLSAITAAKEAAKKALELGR, encoded by the coding sequence ATGGGTTTGATGAATGTCCTGAAAATCGGTTCGTCGGGGCTGGCCGCGCAGCGGCTTCGCATGGAGGTGCTCAGTTCGAACCTGTCGAACGTGAACACCACGCGCGGCGTGAACGGCAAGCCATACGAGCGGATGACGCCGCTGTTTCGCGCGGCACCCAACGGCACTGAATTTGCTTCCGTCCTGGACCAGCAGCGGAAACTCTATGAGGTTCGTGTGGACAAGGTCGTGAAGGACGGTCGGGATCCGGTCCGGGTGTACGAGCCGGGACATCCCGATGCCGATGACGAGGGATACGTGCTCTACCCGAACATCAACGTGATGGAAGAGATGGTCGGGCTCATGGGCGCCTCGCGCAGCTACGAGGCGAATCTCTCGGCGATCACGGCGGCGAAGGAAGCGGCGAAGAAGGCACTGGAACTCGGACGGTGA